AACCCTTGTTAACACAAGTGCCTCCCATATCAGAAGATTCTACTATTGCGACTTTCAGTCCTTTACCAGCAGCATGTTTGGCGGCATCAAAACCTCCATATCCTGCTCCTATTACGATTAAATCAAAATCAAAACTTGAATCAGTCACTTTTTATTTACTTATTAGAGGTATATGCGACTCTTTTTCGTTCTAGTAATAATGGAACTGCAACACAAGCCACATTCAATGATTCTACAAGCTCACTATGCGGAATTGTAATTGTTTCATTAAAAGCTTCTTGAATTTTTTTATGAATACCTTGACCTTCATTACCCAAAATTAATGCGGTACGTTTAGACCAATCAATTTCCCAGTAGGGTTTTGAAGGTTTTTCTGGACTTTTATTATTGCTACTAGTAGAGAAAATCTTAAATCCTATATTTGATAATTCAGACAAAGACTTGAATAAAGAATTTAATATTTCTTCTTCAGTTCCATCAAATCTTAAAAATGGCAGATTAAAAACTGCACCAGATGATGCCCTTAATACCTTTTGGCCTAATGGGTGCGCACCTCCAGCTAAAAAAACTGCATTAACACCCGCAGCTAAAGCAGTTCTAAAAAGATTACCCATATTCCCAGGATCTTGAATCCTGTCGAGAACAAGAACAAAATCATCTTTACTATTAAATTGATAATTAGGTATTGATGAAATTTCTACTAAAGCTGCTATCCCATCTGGATTACTTGTTGAAATCGCAGAAGCTAAAACCTCTTCTGAGACCAAATTTATCAAAGATTGATCAAACTCTTTACTAAGATCTTGGTTCTTTTTTAGCCATTTTTCAGTAACTAAAATTTTGAAAGGGGAATTTCCAGACTTCAACAATTCCTCAATAAGATGAGTACCTTCTATACAAAAAAAATCTTTTTCTTTGCGAGAGGATCCGCTTTTAAATGATCTAAATCTTTTAACTAGATTATTGTTTTTACTAGTTATTTTTAAAAAAGTTTTTTCTATGAGAGATTTTAAAATTTTGTTAACTTAAATATATTAATCCTATAAAATTTTTGATCAATAATTTTTAAAATTTAATATCCAATAAATCAAATAACATATTTTTACTTTTAATTAATATTCAAGACGTTACATAAGGTGGACTTACTAATTTTCGTTTGTCATCATGAATCTAATAAATTAAGTCTTAATGATTTGCGTAAGCAAAAAGAAGTCATATCTTAAATCACAAAATTTAAAGATTTTTGGCCAAGGCAAATTAAATGGAATCGTTGAAATAAGTGGTGCGAAGAATTCGGCTTTAGTTTTGCTGGCTGCATCATTATTAACTAATGAAAAAATAGTTCTTCATAATGTTCCTCGTCTTACTGATATTGAAAAAATGTGTAATATCCTTAGAAATTTAGGGGTTAATGTAA
This window of the Prochlorococcus sp. MIT 1314 genome carries:
- a CDS encoding RNA methyltransferase codes for the protein MEKTFLKITSKNNNLVKRFRSFKSGSSRKEKDFFCIEGTHLIEELLKSGNSPFKILVTEKWLKKNQDLSKEFDQSLINLVSEEVLASAISTSNPDGIAALVEISSIPNYQFNSKDDFVLVLDRIQDPGNMGNLFRTALAAGVNAVFLAGGAHPLGQKVLRASSGAVFNLPFLRFDGTEEEILNSLFKSLSELSNIGFKIFSTSSNNKSPEKPSKPYWEIDWSKRTALILGNEGQGIHKKIQEAFNETITIPHSELVESLNVACVAVPLLLERKRVAYTSNK